A genomic window from Phyllopteryx taeniolatus isolate TA_2022b chromosome 2, UOR_Ptae_1.2, whole genome shotgun sequence includes:
- the LOC133466495 gene encoding zinc finger and SCAN domain-containing protein 2-like, with product MCKVEMLRALLNQRLSAAVEEIFAVFARTITEYEEELCRTKEENERQRQLLDAVFKKPRHVPDVCEEELRPERQESSSGPEREGPRPPCIKVEEEGGHLQGPDFSVYRVIVKSEDDEDKGQREAEPASGSSGRRAATRGGRSKANSRLAPLSDSGDTMSDTDDERSKGDAAGHADDKHVKCAQCDKTFGNKRNLKRHMRCHTGEKPFLCSDCGKRFSRKDYLITHTRKHTGEKPFSCSVCNSSFTFQSALFQHMETHFGEKPQCPQCDKTFGNKRNLIRHMRRHTGEKPCVCSFCGERFSLKRSLIRHIRTHIGEKTFSCSVCNTTFCYQSGLSKHMKKHAGDDAQLKRV from the exons ATGTGTAAAGTGGAAATGCTGAGAGCGCTGCTGAATCAGCGGCTGAGTGCGGCCGTCGAAGAAATATTTGCGGTTTTTGCGAGAACCATCacggagtacgaggaggaactttgtcggaccaaagaggagaacgagcgaCAACGTCAACTGCTGGACGCTGTTTTCAAAAAGCCTCGACACGTACCAG ACGTCTGCGAAGAAGAGCTTCGCCCCGAGCGGCAGGAGTCGAGCTCCGGGCCGGAGCGGGAGGGGCCGCGGCCCCCCTGCATTAAAGTGGAAGAGGAGGGAGGCCACCTTCAAGGGCCGGACTTCTCGGTCTATCGCGTCATTGTAAAAAGTGAGGACGACGAGGACAAAGGTCAGCGAGAGGCGGAGCCGGCGAGCGGCAGCTCGGGTCGTCGCGCGGCGACACGAGGCGGACGATCGAAAGCGAACAGCCGCTTGGCTCCGCTTTCGGATAGCGGCGACACGATGTCCGACACCGACGACGAGCGCTCGAAAGGGGACGCGGCGGGTCACGCCGACGACAAACACGTCAAATGCGCTCAGTGTGACAAAACGTTCGGAAACAAGAGGAATCTGAAACGACACATGAGATGTCACACGGGAGAGAAACCTTTCCTGTGCTCGGATTGCGGCAAAAGATTCTCCCGCAAGGATTATTTAATCACGCACACGAGAAAACACACGGGGGAAAAACCTTTCTCCTGCTCGGTCTGCAACTCGAGTTTTACTTTTCAGTCCGCCTTGTTTCAACACATGGAAACTCACTTCGGGGAGAAGCCGCAATGTCCCCAATGCGACAAAACCTTCGGCAACAAGAGAAATCTGATAAGGCACATGAGGCGCCACACGGGGGAAAAGCCCTGCGTCTGCTCCTTCTGCGGCGAAAGATTCTCCCTGAAGAGAAGTTTGATAAGACACATCAGAACGCACATCGGAGAAAAAACCTTCTCCTGCTCCGTCTGCAACACGACTTTCTGCTATCAGTCGGGTTTGAGTAAGCACATGAAGAAACACGCCGGCGACGACGCGCAACTCAAGCGCGTGTGA